A portion of the Feifania hominis genome contains these proteins:
- a CDS encoding PTS sugar transporter subunit IIB: MKTVVVACGVGFASSTIMGERLKGLFEQEGMEDEIRLIQCTLNEVPGYLDSADVILTSSPMEGDFPIPVLSGVPFISGIGMEELKEQVLDILRQ; this comes from the coding sequence TTGAAGACAGTAGTGGTCGCCTGCGGGGTCGGCTTTGCCTCCTCCACCATCATGGGCGAGCGGCTTAAAGGTCTCTTCGAGCAGGAGGGCATGGAGGATGAGATCCGTCTGATCCAGTGTACGCTCAACGAGGTGCCGGGGTATCTCGACAGTGCGGATGTGATTCTCACCTCGTCTCCGATGGAGGGCGACTTCCCGATTCCGGTGCTCAGCGGCGTGCCGTTCATCTCCGGCATCGGGATGGAGGAGCTCAAGGAGCAGGTGCTCGACATTCTCAGGCAGTAG